TATTATTCGTGTTCATTCGTGGTTATATATTCCCTCTGTGTTCTCTGTGACTCTGTGGCTATATCCCTGAACGGTTACAACTTTCTCTATTAATTTCTCTTCCTACCACCATCATATTCCAATCCTTTTCTGTCAATTCTTTTTTAATCTCAAGAAATGGATAAAATTCAACTTTCTTAAACCCTGCAACTTCAAGGAAATATTTTATCTCCTGTGGAAATATGAATCTCATTGGATGTGTTTCTAATATTTCCTTTAGCATATTTAGTTTATGCTCCTTCAAGTGCCATACCCTGAAATTGACTTTAACAATATGGTTGATAATATCAACTTCGGGTTGCGAAAATCTGAGAATCGTTTCATTTTTGTTTAACTTTACTTCTTTTGTTACTGGTTTAGGCTTATCAATGAGAACTGCCGGACCGTGCCAGCAGTCAAACAAGAATAATCCGTTAGAGATGAGGCTTTCTCTTGCCAATTTGCAAACATCAGCAATTGCC
This sequence is a window from bacterium. Protein-coding genes within it:
- a CDS encoding class I SAM-dependent methyltransferase, whose protein sequence is MIPFGEEYANLYDALYQDKNYEKECDFIEAIFKKHNYQPKTILELGCGTGGHALILAKRGYNLTAIDKSQPMLEVAANKAKKAKLDIEFIKGDITNISLNKKFDAVISMFAVMSYQITNKAIADVCKLARESLISNGLFLFDCWHGPAVLIDKPKPVTKEVKLNKNETILRFSQPEVDIINHIVKVNFRVWHLKEHKLNMLKEILETHPMRFIFPQEIKYFLEVAGFKKVEFYPFLEIKKELTEKDWNMMVVGREINRESCNRSGI